The nucleotide window GAGGAATCCACGGCCGGCGAGTTCTCCGAGCCCTGGATGGTGATGGGCAGCACGACGCCGATTTCGAACCGGTCGAAGAGGCCGACGGCGCCCATCAAGTCGAAGCCCACCTGGCTCTTCACCAGGGAGGTGACGTACGTGTCCGAGCGGGGGTCGAAGAAGTTGAGCGGCTTGTCGGCGTAGTTGACCGACAGCCCCACGTTCCACCCCAGGTGCCGCTGCACCTTCGCGCCGTGCACCGCGAGCACGTCCGCGATGCCCGGGCCCGGCTTGTACTGCTGCACGTCGATGGCCTGCGACACGGCGGTGGCCTGCGCGTGGGCGGAAGTGCCCGCGAACAAAGCCATGACGAACACCGCCAACGCCCCACCCGCGCGCGCCAGGAAGTCCCCGGCGCGGCGGAAGCGGCGGCCCACCAGGGGCAGCGCCAGCAGCATCAGCGCGAAGGGCGCCAGCGAACCGGAGCCGCCCGTGTTGCAGCCGTGGCCCACCACCAGGAAGTCATCGTTGGCGTCGAGCGGATCAGAGCCGCCGTTCACTTCCGTGCCGTCGTCGATGCCGCCCTGGTCGGTGTCCTTCATGTTCGGATCCGTCTCCGTGGCGTCACGGCGACCGTCCTGGTTGCGGTCCTCCTCGCCGTCCTTCAGGCCGTCGCCGTCCGTGTCCGGGTTCTTCGGGTCCGTCTTCGTCGACGGATCCGCGTCCGGCTTGAAGTTCGGGGACGACGTGTCGGTGCCCGGCGGAGCGGTCTCCAGCGTGACGCCCATCTCCGTGCCGTCGTTGAGGCCGTCGTTGTCGCTGTCCGGGTCGAGCGCGTCGATGAGGCCGTCACCGTCCGTGTCGGTAATCCCGTCGATGCCGTCCGGCACGCCGTCGTCGTCGGAGTCGGCGTCGAACGGATCCATCCCGAGCTCCAGCTCCGTGGCGTTGTCCACGCCGTCGCCATCCGCGTCCTGGTCGTCTGCCGGGTTGAGCGGGTCGGACTCCTGCACGTCCACGCGGCCGTTGTGGTTGCGGTCCTCGACGCCGTCGAGCACGCCGCCCTTGTCGGTGTCGGGGTCGAGCGGGTTGGTCTTGGTGTCGGGGTCCTGATCCGCGACGAACTTCGTCGGGTCGGTGTCCGCGCCCTGGGGCTGGGTGAGGCCCAGCTCCAGGCCGTCCGTCAGGCCGTCGCCATCCGTGTCGCTCTTGTTCGGATCCGTCTCGGTCGGGTCCACCTTGCCGTCGTGGTTGGCGTCCTCGTTGCCGTCAGTGAGGCCGTCGTCATCCGAGTCGTCGTCCAGGGGGTTGGTCTTCGTCGACGGGTCCTTGTCCGCCACGAACTTGGACGGGTCGGTGTCGTCGCCCTGGGGCTCGGTCAGGCCCAGCTCCACGCCGTCGGTCAGGCCGTCGCCGTCGGTGTCCGGGTTGTTCGGGTCGGTCTCGTCGGCGTCGACGATGCCGTCGTGGTCCTTGTCCTCGTTGCCGTCGAGGATGCCGTCGTCATCCGAGTCGCTGTCGAGCGGATCCGTGCCGCCCACCTTGACCTCGATGCCGTCGGGGATGCCGTCGCCGTCGGTGTCCGGGTTGTTCGGGTCGGTGCCCGCGAGGATCTCCTCGGCGTCCGTCAGGCCGTCGTTGTCCGAGTCCACCGTCCCCGCCTGGTTGACGGTGAAGGTGGTGGTCGCGGTGGTGCTGTTCGTGCCCGCGCCGTTCGTGGACACCGCCGTGACAGTGTACGTGCCGTCCGCCAGCGGGCCGGGCAGCGCCTGGCTCCAGTTGCCGGAGGCGTTCACCGTGATGGGACCGTAGCTGGTGCCCTGGAACGTCACCGTCACGGACGTGGCGTTCGCGGACGTGCCCGACACCGTCACGTTGGGGACCACCACCGTGGCGCCGTTGGCCGGGACGGTGATGGCCACCGTCGGGGCGGCCGTGTTCACCGTGAAGGTGGAGGTCGCGGTCGTGCTGGTGTTGCCCGCCGCGTCCACCGCCACCGCCGTCACCGTGTAGGTGCCGTTGGCCAGCGGGCCGGGCAGCGCCTGGCTCCAGTTGCCGGAAGCATCCACTGCGATGGGGCCGTAGTCCGTGCCCTGGAACGTCACGGTCACGCTCGTCGCGCCGCCCGTGGTCGTACCGGTGACCGTCACGTTGGCGCCCACCGTGGAGCCGTTGGCCGGCGTGGTGATGGCCACCGTCGGCGCGGTCTGGTCCACCGTGAAGGTGACGGAGTCGGGCGCGCTCTCGTTGCCGGCCGCGTCCGTGGCCACCGCGGTCACGGTGTACGTGCCGTCCGCCAGCGGGCCGGGCAGCGCGTAGCTCCAGTTACCGGAAGCGTCGACCGCGATGGGGCCGTAGTCATTGCCCTCGAAGGTGATCGTCACGAAGGTAGCGCCCACGGAGGTACCGGTGACGGTCACCGTGTTGGAGGCCACCGTCGTGCCATCCACCGGCGCGGTGATTTCGACTTCCGGATCCGTCAGGTCCACCGTGAAGGTGATGTCGTCCGGCGTGCTGGTGTTGCCCGCCGCGTCCGTGGACACCGCGGTCACGGTGATGGGGCCTTCCGGCAGGGTCACCGGCAGCGGGTAGCTCCAGTTGCCCGAGCCATCCACGGGGATGGGGCCGTAGTTCGTGCCGTTGTAGGTCAGCGTCACGGACGTCGCGCCCGTGGACGTGCCCGTCACCGTCACGTTGGGGGTGTTGACCGTCGAGCCGTCCACCGGGGTGCTGATGGCGACGGTCGGCGGGGTCAGGTCCACCGTGAAGGTGGAGGTCGCGGTCGCGCTGTTGGTGCCCGCGCCGTTCGTGGACACCGCGGTCACGGTGTACGAGCCCTCGGCCAGGGGGCCGGGCAGCGCGTAGGACCAGTTGCCGGAAGCGTCCACCGTGACGGGGCCGTAGCTGGCGCCTTCGAAGGTGAGCGTCACGGAGGTCGCGTTGGTCGTCGTACCGGTGACCGTCACCGTGGCGGTGTTCACCGAGGTGCCGTTGCCCGGCGTGCTGATGGCGACCGTGGGGACGGTCAGGTCCACCGTGAAGGTGGAGGTCGCGGTCGTGCTGGTGTTACCCGCCGCATCCGTGGACACCGCGGTCACGGTGTTCGGGCCTTCCGGCAGGGTCACGGGCAGCGCGTAGGACCAGTTGCCGGACGCATCCACGGGGATGGGGCCGTAGTTGGTGCCACCGTAGGTCAGCGTCACGGAGGTCGCGCCCGTGGACGTACCGGTCACCGTCACCGTGTTGGTGCCGATGATGGCGCCGTCGGCCGGCGAGCTGATGGCCACCGTCGGCGCGGTCAGGTCCACCGTGAAGGTGGAGCTGTCCGGCGTGCTGGTGTTGCCCGCCGCGTCCGTGGCCGTCGCGGTCACGGTGTACGTGTCCTCGGCAAGGGGGCCGGGCAGCGCGAAGCTCCAGTTGCCGGAGGCGTCCACGCTGATGGGGCCGTAGCTGGCACCGTCGAAGGTGAGCGTCACGAACGCCGCGTCCGTGGACGTGCCCGTCACCGTCACGTTGGGGGTGTTGAGGACGGCGCCATCGATCGGCGTGCTGATGGCCACCACCGGAGGCGTCTGGTCCACCGTGAAGGTGGTGGTCGCCGTCGAGCTGTTCGTGCCCTGGGCGTTCGTGGACACGGCAGTCACGGTGTACGTGCCGTCCGCCAGCGGGCCGGGCAGCGCCTGGCTCCAGTTACCGCCGGTCACCGTGATGGGACCGTAGTTCGTGCCCTGGAAGGTGACCGTCACCGTGGTCGCGTTCGCGGCCGTACCGGTCACCGTCACGTTCGGGTTTGTCACCGTCGAGCCATTGGCCGGCGCGGTGATGGCCACCGTCGGCGCCGCAGCCGATACCGTGAAGGTGGAGGAGGCCTGGGTGCTGTTGGTCGTGCCGTTCGTGGAGACCGCGGTCACGGTGTACGTACCGTTGGCCAGCGGGCCCGGCACCGTGGACGTCCAGTTACCACCCGTCACCGTGACGGGGCCGTAGCTCTGCCCATCCAGCGTAAACGTGACGGACGTCGCGTTCGCCGCCGTGCCGGACACCACCACATTGGTGGGGTTCGTCACCGTCGAGCCGTTGGCCGGCGCGGTGATGGCCACCGTCGGACCCGCCACCGTGAAGGTGGAGGTCGCCGTGGCGCTGTTGGTCGTGCCGTTCGTGGACACCGCCGACACCGTCTGTGAGCCATTGGCCAGCGGGCCCGGCACCGTGGACGTCCAGTTGCCGCCCGTCACCGTGACGGGGCC belongs to Corallococcus exiguus and includes:
- the agmC gene encoding adventurous gliding motility protein AgmC, with the translated sequence MLTPLTGLRRSAAGLLALLCAVLMAPPAFAEPDPFGLGDGSDGALTVNAANTVVNTYARLTAIAPVGQTFVTVTDTTGFSEGDLVMLYQSSGFSGTVTSGAAGPFDFTANAVGNWQFVRVTALTGTRLTFTGTPLTAAFSGGTNPTATRTSAQAIRVPEYTTVTINAGASIVARPWSSADINDTVGGVAIFFATGTVTNNGTISATGAGFRGAEYFNSSGDNCPATSYDLSQPNGGAMKGEGLVPARYKPPTVFLQTAPISGRGNILNAGGGGICHNSGGGGGGNGGAGGIGGRTWTGDTAPARPVGGLPGGQMLFSPATRVLFGGGGGSGHGNDEAGTGGGNAGGIVFVRGAALGGAGSITADGVAALDSQNDAAGGGGAGGTISLRFTGALACTGTGALSAKGGNGGNSTFVASPHGTGGGGGGGNIHMQASGYSCPASVAGGAAGTQPTTTAPDGASYGSVPGNPGVITQGPAPTVLTPANGSSTSNTTPPITGTTPSPNQTVRIYIDGQPQPITVTSDALGNFTFTPAVPLSVAAHTVYAVTVTAGVESAPSNTNTFTITAAATPTVAITTPANGSTVTNPTNVVVSGTAANATSVTFTLGGQSYGPVTVTGGNWTYTVPGPLANGSQTVSAVSTNGTTNSTAATSTFTVAGPTVAITTPANGSTVTNPTNVVVSGTAANATSVTFTLGGQSYGPVTVTGGNWTYTVPGPLANGSQTVSAVSTNGTTNSTAATSTFTVAGPTVAITAPANGSTVTNPTNVVVSGTAANATSVTFTLGGQSYGPVTVTGGNWTSTVPGPLANGSQTVSAVSTNGTTNSATATSTFTVAGPTVAITAPANGSTVTNPTNVVVSGTAANATSVTFTLDGQSYGPVTVTGGNWTSTVPGPLANGTYTVTAVSTNGTTNSTQASSTFTVSAAAPTVAITAPANGSTVTNPNVTVTGTAANATTVTVTFQGTNYGPITVTGGNWSQALPGPLADGTYTVTAVSTNAQGTNSSTATTTFTVDQTPPVVAISTPIDGAVLNTPNVTVTGTSTDAAFVTLTFDGASYGPISVDASGNWSFALPGPLAEDTYTVTATATDAAGNTSTPDSSTFTVDLTAPTVAISSPADGAIIGTNTVTVTGTSTGATSVTLTYGGTNYGPIPVDASGNWSYALPVTLPEGPNTVTAVSTDAAGNTSTTATSTFTVDLTVPTVAISTPGNGTSVNTATVTVTGTTTNATSVTLTFEGASYGPVTVDASGNWSYALPGPLAEGSYTVTAVSTNGAGTNSATATSTFTVDLTPPTVAISTPVDGSTVNTPNVTVTGTSTGATSVTLTYNGTNYGPIPVDGSGNWSYPLPVTLPEGPITVTAVSTDAAGNTSTPDDITFTVDLTDPEVEITAPVDGTTVASNTVTVTGTSVGATFVTITFEGNDYGPIAVDASGNWSYALPGPLADGTYTVTAVATDAAGNESAPDSVTFTVDQTAPTVAITTPANGSTVGANVTVTGTTTGGATSVTVTFQGTDYGPIAVDASGNWSQALPGPLANGTYTVTAVAVDAAGNTSTTATSTFTVNTAAPTVAITVPANGATVVVPNVTVSGTSANATSVTVTFQGTSYGPITVNASGNWSQALPGPLADGTYTVTAVSTNGAGTNSTTATTTFTVNQAGTVDSDNDGLTDAEEILAGTDPNNPDTDGDGIPDGIEVKVGGTDPLDSDSDDDGILDGNEDKDHDGIVDADETDPNNPDTDGDGLTDGVELGLTEPQGDDTDPSKFVADKDPSTKTNPLDDDSDDDGLTDGNEDANHDGKVDPTETDPNKSDTDGDGLTDGLELGLTQPQGADTDPTKFVADQDPDTKTNPLDPDTDKGGVLDGVEDRNHNGRVDVQESDPLNPADDQDADGDGVDNATELELGMDPFDADSDDDGVPDGIDGITDTDGDGLIDALDPDSDNDGLNDGTEMGVTLETAPPGTDTSSPNFKPDADPSTKTDPKNPDTDGDGLKDGEEDRNQDGRRDATETDPNMKDTDQGGIDDGTEVNGGSDPLDANDDFLVVGHGCNTGGSGSLAPFALMLLALPLVGRRFRRAGDFLARAGGALAVFVMALFAGTSAHAQATAVSQAIDVQQYKPGPGIADVLAVHGAKVQRHLGWNVGLSVNYADKPLNFFDPRSDTYVTSLVKSQVGFDLMGAVGLFDRFEIGVVLPITIQGSENSPAVDSSFANGVGGGGIGDLRLIPKARLLDGDDYGVSVVLPISLPTGGASDFLGGSGVSVNPRVVAEYGKRFRILANVGVDLRKSEQLRNLNVGSALAYGVGAEVPLGDLPLAAQASLVGAMGFKQQNEEERPLELLAALKYRAPTGLSAQVGAGPGLTHGYGTPTFRVLASVAYSAPERAAEPRPVCPEGPEDFDGFQDQDGCADPDNDGDGILDTADQCPNEPETVNGFEDEDGCPDTKPVPPPPAPVDSDGDGIMDPDDKCPNAPEDKDGFQDEDGCPDPDNDKDGIPDVADKCPNEPETINGVDDEDGCPDKGKVKVLVEGERILILEKVYFATNKDVILPRSFPILKQVAAVLRANPQVELLRVEGHTDSQGNDAANLDLSKRRAASVKTFLMNEGIAGERLESEGFGETKPVDTNKTAAGRENNRRVEFNITRMGKVEVEKPAP